One Sinorhizobium arboris LMG 14919 genomic region harbors:
- a CDS encoding arsenate reductase ArsC — MFLCTGNSARSIIAESVLRKDGGGKFNAYSAGSQPKGEVNPLAIETLAGHHYPVEDLRSKSWEEFAGRDAPEMDFIFTVCDSAAGEACPVWPGHPMTAHWGVEDPAAVEGTDAEKRVAFATTLRYMKLRIAAFAALPVESLERMSLTSKLHEIGRMEGTTSIGSDFA; from the coding sequence ATGTTCCTGTGTACGGGAAACTCGGCCCGCTCGATCATTGCCGAGAGCGTCCTGAGAAAGGATGGCGGCGGCAAGTTCAACGCCTATTCCGCCGGAAGTCAGCCAAAGGGGGAGGTGAACCCCCTCGCGATCGAGACCCTCGCCGGCCATCACTACCCGGTCGAGGATCTGCGCTCGAAGAGCTGGGAGGAGTTCGCAGGCCGCGATGCGCCCGAGATGGATTTCATCTTCACCGTCTGCGACAGCGCAGCCGGTGAAGCCTGCCCGGTATGGCCCGGCCACCCGATGACGGCGCACTGGGGCGTCGAGGACCCGGCCGCCGTCGAGGGGACGGACGCCGAGAAGCGGGTCGCCTTCGCAACGACGCTCCGCTACATGAAGCTCCGCATCGCAGCCTTTGCGGCCCTGCCTGTCGAGAGCCTCGAGCGGATGAGCCTGACGTCGAAGCTCCACGAGATCGGTCGGATGGAAGGGACCACGTCGATCGGATCCGACTTCGCATGA
- the groL gene encoding chaperonin GroEL (60 kDa chaperone family; promotes refolding of misfolded polypeptides especially under stressful conditions; forms two stacked rings of heptamers to form a barrel-shaped 14mer; ends can be capped by GroES; misfolded proteins enter the barrel where they are refolded when GroES binds): MAAKEVRFHTEAREKMLRGVDILANAVKVTLGPKGRNVVLDKSFGAPRITKDGVTVAKEIELEDKFENMGAQMVREVASKTSDIAGDGTTTATVLAQAIVREGAKAVASGMNPMDLKRGVDKAVDAVVEELRRNARKVTRNDEIAQVGTISANGDTEVGRFLAEAMERVGNEGVITVEEAKTAVTELEVVEGMQFDRGYLSPYFVTNPDKMRVELEEPYVLIHEKKLSNLQALLPVLELVVQSGKPLLIIAEDVEGEALATLVVNKLRGGLKVAAVKAPGFGDRRKAMLEDIAILTGGTAISEDLGIKLENVTLEMLGRAKKVVVEKENTTIVDGAGSKTEIQGRVAQIKAQIEETTSDYDREKLQERLAKLAGGVAVIRVGGSTEVEVKERKDRVDDAMHATRAAVEEGVLPGGGVAFLRAVKALDSVETENPDQRHGIEIVRRAIEAPVRQIAENAGAEGSIIVGKLREKSEFGYGWNAQTNEFGDLYEQGVIDPVKVVRTALQDAASIAGLLITTEAMVAEKPKKEAPVPPMPSGGMDF; encoded by the coding sequence ATGGCTGCCAAGGAAGTGAGATTCCATACCGAAGCCCGCGAGAAGATGCTGCGCGGCGTCGACATTCTCGCCAATGCGGTGAAGGTGACGTTGGGCCCAAAGGGTCGCAACGTGGTACTCGATAAGTCGTTCGGCGCTCCGCGGATCACGAAGGACGGCGTCACTGTCGCCAAGGAGATCGAGCTCGAGGACAAGTTCGAGAACATGGGCGCCCAGATGGTGCGCGAAGTGGCGTCGAAGACCAGTGATATCGCCGGTGACGGCACCACCACGGCAACGGTTCTCGCGCAGGCGATCGTCAGAGAAGGAGCGAAAGCGGTCGCCTCCGGCATGAACCCAATGGACCTCAAGCGTGGCGTCGACAAGGCGGTGGATGCTGTGGTCGAGGAGCTGCGGAGGAACGCCCGCAAAGTCACCAGAAACGATGAGATCGCCCAAGTAGGCACCATCTCGGCCAATGGTGACACGGAGGTCGGCCGCTTCCTGGCAGAGGCGATGGAAAGGGTCGGCAATGAAGGCGTGATCACGGTCGAGGAAGCTAAGACCGCGGTCACGGAGCTCGAGGTCGTGGAAGGCATGCAGTTCGACCGCGGTTACCTCTCCCCTTATTTCGTGACCAATCCCGACAAGATGCGCGTCGAACTGGAGGAGCCCTATGTGCTCATCCACGAGAAGAAGCTGTCCAATCTGCAGGCGCTGCTTCCAGTTCTCGAATTGGTTGTTCAATCCGGCAAACCGCTGCTGATTATCGCCGAGGACGTCGAGGGTGAAGCGCTCGCCACCCTCGTCGTCAACAAGCTGCGTGGCGGCCTGAAGGTGGCTGCCGTCAAAGCTCCTGGTTTTGGCGACCGCCGTAAGGCCATGCTCGAAGACATCGCCATCCTGACGGGAGGCACAGCAATCTCCGAGGACCTCGGAATCAAGCTTGAGAACGTCACGCTCGAGATGCTCGGCCGGGCCAAGAAGGTGGTTGTCGAAAAGGAAAATACGACGATTGTCGACGGCGCTGGTTCGAAGACGGAAATTCAGGGCCGCGTCGCCCAGATCAAGGCGCAAATCGAGGAGACCACCTCGGACTATGATCGCGAGAAGCTGCAGGAGCGTCTCGCCAAGCTCGCCGGCGGTGTTGCGGTGATCCGCGTCGGTGGCTCGACCGAGGTCGAAGTCAAGGAACGCAAGGACCGCGTCGATGACGCGATGCATGCAACGCGGGCGGCCGTCGAGGAGGGCGTGCTGCCTGGCGGTGGCGTCGCTTTCCTGCGAGCCGTCAAGGCTCTGGACAGCGTTGAGACCGAGAACCCCGACCAGAGGCACGGCATCGAGATCGTCCGCCGCGCGATCGAAGCGCCAGTGCGCCAGATCGCCGAGAACGCGGGTGCCGAAGGCTCGATCATCGTCGGTAAGCTGCGCGAGAAGTCCGAATTTGGCTATGGCTGGAACGCCCAGACGAACGAGTTCGGTGACCTTTATGAGCAGGGCGTGATCGACCCGGTCAAGGTCGTCCGCACCGCGCTGCAGGACGCCGCCTCGATCGCCGGACTGCTGATAACCACCGAGGCAATGGTCGCCGAGAAGCCGAAGAAGGAAGCGCCGGTTCCACCGATGCCGTCTGGAGGCATGGACTTCTGA
- a CDS encoding ArsR/SmtB family transcription factor — MEQEEAILALAALAQSTRLETFRLLVRHEPEGLPAGDIARALAIPHNTMSTHLNILARARLVSSERRSRLIVYRAEMPRLRELTLFLLKDCCGGNASLCAPLIEELEPCCAKEEVSR; from the coding sequence ATGGAACAAGAAGAAGCCATCCTGGCCCTCGCGGCACTCGCCCAGTCGACCCGCCTGGAAACCTTCCGGTTGCTTGTCCGGCATGAGCCCGAGGGGCTGCCGGCAGGCGACATCGCCCGCGCGCTGGCGATACCCCACAACACGATGTCGACGCATCTGAACATTCTTGCCCGCGCTCGCCTGGTTTCGTCCGAACGGCGCAGCCGCCTCATCGTCTATCGAGCGGAAATGCCGCGCTTGCGGGAGCTGACCCTGTTTCTCCTCAAGGATTGCTGCGGCGGGAACGCCAGCCTCTGTGCGCCGCTGATCGAGGAGCTCGAACCCTGTTGTGCAAAGGAGGAGGTCTCTCGGTGA
- the arsC gene encoding arsenate reductase (glutaredoxin) (This arsenate reductase requires both glutathione and glutaredoxin to convert arsenate to arsenite, after which the efflux transporter formed by ArsA and ArsB can extrude the arsenite from the cell, providing resistance.), which produces MTMDVTIYHNPSCGTSRNTLALIRHAGIEPTVIEYLKTPPSREELPQMIRDAGLSVREAIREKGTPYAELGLDDPAMSDDQLLRAMLEHPILINRPFVITSIGTRLARPSEAVLDILPADAFKGPFVKEDGEAVLDEKGRRLV; this is translated from the coding sequence ATGACCATGGACGTTACCATCTATCACAATCCCTCGTGCGGCACTTCGCGCAATACATTGGCGCTGATCCGCCACGCCGGCATCGAACCGACGGTGATTGAATATCTCAAGACGCCGCCAAGCCGGGAGGAGCTTCCCCAAATGATCCGCGACGCCGGCCTCTCGGTTCGCGAGGCAATCCGTGAAAAAGGAACGCCCTATGCGGAGCTCGGTCTCGACGATCCGGCAATGTCCGACGACCAGCTTCTGAGAGCAATGCTCGAGCATCCGATCCTCATCAATAGGCCGTTCGTGATCACCTCGATCGGCACACGCTTGGCGCGGCCATCCGAGGCCGTTCTCGACATCCTCCCCGCCGATGCCTTCAAGGGGCCTTTCGTCAAGGAAGACGGGGAAGCAGTTCTGGACGAGAAGGGTCGCCGTCTTGTCTGA
- a CDS encoding TSUP family transporter produces the protein MNTLYLNAGITKERMIGTKTAVSLPTHLVKIGTYTTLGAMAGHLWLLGLAAGAGALVSTWVAKRLLRDMSETKFRTIVVGFMALSGAAMLWQQQETVLAIVGGR, from the coding sequence ACGCCGGCATCACCAAGGAGCGCATGATCGGCACCAAGACCGCAGTGTCGCTGCCGACGCACCTGGTGAAGATCGGCACCTACACCACACTCGGCGCCATGGCTGGACATCTCTGGCTGCTTGGGCTTGCCGCGGGAGCTGGCGCGCTGGTGTCCACTTGGGTCGCAAAGCGTCTGCTCAGGGATATGAGTGAGACGAAGTTCCGCACAATTGTGGTCGGGTTCATGGCGCTGAGCGGAGCCGCCATGCTTTGGCAGCAGCAAGAAACTGTGCTCGCGATAGTCGGCGGCCGGTGA
- the groES gene encoding co-chaperone GroES, which translates to MTFRPLHDRILVRRIEAEEKTAGGIIIPDTAKEKPQEGEVIAVGPGARDDSGKLVELDVKAGDRILFGKWAGTEIKLNGEELLIMKESDVMGVIEIDAAARNAA; encoded by the coding sequence ATGACGTTCCGTCCCTTACATGACCGCATCCTGGTGCGCCGCATTGAAGCCGAGGAAAAGACGGCCGGGGGCATCATCATACCCGACACGGCGAAGGAAAAGCCGCAGGAAGGCGAGGTCATCGCCGTTGGCCCGGGGGCGCGCGATGACAGCGGCAAGCTCGTCGAGCTCGACGTCAAAGCCGGCGACCGCATTCTGTTCGGCAAATGGGCCGGCACAGAAATCAAGCTCAATGGTGAGGAGCTTCTGATCATGAAGGAATCCGATGTGATGGGCGTGATCGAGATCGACGCCGCAGCGAGAAACGCAGCCTAG
- a CDS encoding putative bifunctional diguanylate cyclase/phosphodiesterase produces MTEELLLRVRAQIELLQTQKQLAQRNMQFATTLENIGQGVCFFDSDQRLILSNRRYAEVYGLPPELVRPGMTLSEITQLRYSVGACPVVAHDEYLAWCDSINSKSSPQDWTMELKSGKVVRVHHERTANGGWVSTHEDVTEHRNAERQIAHLALHDPLTDLPNRAALKQKLEALLEQHRTQGSQFAVLCLDLDRFKEVNDLFGHSVGDMVLGLAAKRLCAAAVGAFVARLGGDEFMVLAEADASSAAQLADLTITVLSEDAEIDGTRIRMGTSIGVAIFPADGDNAAELTSNADAALYRAKADGRGTARFFEPQMDKWLRERRALQRDLQAAISEQQLSIVYQPQANIGGDVTGFEALLRWNHPTRGNVPPTVFIPIAEESSLIIEIGEWVLREACREAASWSRKLSVAVNLSPVQFKHGDLSGLVKSALIETGLEPARLELEITEGVLIDNLERAISTLGHLKALGVRIAMDDFGTGYSSLSYLQSFPFDKIKIDQSFVRNIGLAQSSAIIRAVIGLGRGLDLPIIAEGVESTDQLAFLTRESCDQVQGYLVGRPRPISHYAKYVGRAEENEQLERGRSAVAVRPEQSHVANPRRNSGNAEATS; encoded by the coding sequence CTGACCGAAGAGTTGCTGTTGCGGGTGAGAGCCCAAATCGAGCTGCTGCAGACGCAGAAACAGCTTGCTCAGCGGAATATGCAGTTCGCCACGACACTGGAAAACATCGGCCAGGGTGTCTGCTTCTTCGATTCGGACCAGCGGCTCATACTATCCAATCGGCGTTATGCGGAAGTATATGGGCTGCCTCCGGAGTTGGTCCGGCCCGGCATGACTTTAAGTGAGATTACCCAGCTGCGTTATTCCGTCGGCGCTTGTCCAGTCGTGGCGCACGATGAATATCTGGCCTGGTGCGACTCGATCAACTCCAAGTCTTCGCCGCAAGACTGGACGATGGAGCTGAAGTCGGGCAAGGTCGTTCGCGTGCACCACGAGAGAACAGCCAATGGCGGATGGGTTTCGACGCACGAGGACGTCACCGAGCACCGAAACGCCGAACGGCAAATAGCCCATCTCGCATTGCATGATCCACTCACCGATCTACCCAACCGCGCCGCACTGAAGCAGAAACTCGAGGCACTGCTCGAGCAGCACCGCACGCAAGGATCACAGTTTGCGGTGCTGTGCCTCGACCTGGACCGGTTCAAGGAGGTCAACGATCTCTTCGGTCATAGTGTTGGGGATATGGTTCTGGGCCTGGCCGCCAAACGTCTGTGCGCGGCTGCGGTGGGTGCATTCGTCGCCCGCCTCGGCGGTGACGAGTTCATGGTTTTGGCAGAAGCCGATGCCAGCTCTGCGGCGCAGCTCGCCGACCTGACTATCACCGTTTTAAGTGAGGACGCAGAGATCGACGGCACCCGGATCCGAATGGGTACGAGCATCGGCGTAGCAATCTTTCCCGCGGACGGGGACAATGCCGCTGAACTTACCAGCAATGCCGATGCGGCTCTCTATCGCGCCAAGGCCGACGGGCGTGGTACGGCTCGGTTTTTCGAACCTCAAATGGATAAGTGGTTGCGGGAGCGGCGAGCGTTACAACGTGATTTGCAAGCTGCGATCTCCGAACAGCAGCTGTCTATTGTCTATCAGCCACAGGCTAATATCGGTGGGGATGTCACTGGCTTTGAGGCCTTGCTGCGGTGGAACCACCCGACGCGCGGCAATGTCCCTCCGACCGTATTTATTCCGATTGCCGAGGAGAGCAGTCTGATAATCGAGATCGGAGAGTGGGTATTGCGGGAGGCTTGTCGGGAGGCAGCCTCTTGGTCGCGGAAACTGTCAGTAGCCGTAAACCTCTCTCCCGTGCAATTCAAGCATGGGGATCTTTCCGGGCTCGTCAAGTCAGCCCTGATCGAAACGGGACTGGAGCCTGCACGCCTAGAGCTCGAAATCACGGAAGGCGTTTTGATCGATAATCTTGAACGTGCCATCTCGACGTTGGGGCACCTAAAGGCGCTTGGCGTCCGGATCGCTATGGACGATTTCGGGACCGGCTATTCCTCCCTGTCGTATCTGCAGTCTTTCCCTTTCGACAAGATCAAGATTGATCAGTCGTTCGTCCGCAATATCGGGCTTGCACAGTCTTCAGCGATCATTCGCGCCGTGATTGGACTTGGACGCGGACTCGATCTGCCCATCATCGCTGAAGGTGTGGAATCGACGGACCAGCTTGCATTTTTGACTCGGGAGTCATGCGATCAAGTGCAAGGCTATCTCGTGGGCCGGCCACGTCCTATCTCGCACTATGCCAAATACGTTGGCCGGGCGGAGGAAAACGAGCAGCTCGAGCGCGGCCGATCGGCCGTCGCTGTCCGGCCAGAGCAAAGCCATGTTGCCAATCCACGGCGAAACAGTGGGAATGCGGAGGCCACCAGCTAG
- a CDS encoding aquaporin → MAFDLTRRLAAEAMGTAILVATVVGSGIMADRLSDDVAVSLLGNTIPTGAILVVLISILGPISGAHFNPAVTMVFAARREIEAFAAALYVLAQVAGGIAGTLIAHAMFDLPLFQVSETVRTGTGQWVAEAVATFGLVLTILAGLRFRGEAIPWLVGLYITAAYWFTASTSFANPAVAVARAFSNTFAGIRPTDVPAFIVAEVTGALIATAVVGWMLAERNTSASRLSVKEIE, encoded by the coding sequence ATGGCCTTCGACTTAACGCGCCGCCTCGCCGCGGAGGCGATGGGCACCGCCATCCTGGTTGCCACCGTCGTCGGTTCCGGGATCATGGCTGACCGCCTCTCCGACGACGTAGCGGTCTCGCTGCTCGGCAACACGATACCGACAGGGGCGATCCTCGTCGTCCTGATCAGCATTCTCGGGCCGATATCCGGCGCGCACTTCAATCCTGCGGTCACCATGGTGTTCGCGGCCCGACGAGAGATCGAAGCATTCGCGGCAGCGCTCTATGTCCTTGCGCAGGTCGCGGGCGGCATCGCCGGAACGCTGATCGCACATGCGATGTTCGACCTGCCGCTGTTCCAGGTCTCCGAAACGGTCCGGACGGGCACGGGTCAGTGGGTCGCCGAGGCGGTCGCCACCTTCGGGCTCGTCCTCACGATCCTTGCCGGATTGCGCTTCCGCGGCGAGGCAATTCCATGGCTCGTCGGCCTCTACATCACGGCCGCTTATTGGTTCACGGCCTCGACGTCGTTCGCGAATCCTGCCGTCGCCGTCGCCCGTGCCTTCTCCAACACCTTCGCGGGCATCCGCCCGACGGATGTGCCGGCATTCATCGTCGCGGAGGTCACCGGGGCGCTCATCGCCACTGCCGTCGTTGGCTGGATGCTCGCCGAACGAAACACCTCAGCTTCGCGATTAAGCGTCAAGGAAATCGAATGA
- the arsH gene encoding arsenical resistance protein ArsH — translation MPSRGLSSRKTGKQFWTRRVAVLSDLPAADPRHLRKPDTEALRPPFSTHPPRILILYGSLRQVSYSRLLAEEAGRLLEHFGAEVRFFNPSGLPLPDDAPASHPKVQELRELSEWSEGQVWVSPERHGAITGIMKAQIDWVPLSIGSIRPTQGKTLAVMQVSGGSQSFNAVNTLRLLGRWMRMITIPNQSSVAKAYQEFDANGRMKPSPYYDRVVDVCEELVKFTLLTRDASAYLVDRYSERKQEAEKLDQRVKLKSI, via the coding sequence ATGCCTTCAAGGGGCCTTTCGTCAAGGAAGACGGGGAAGCAGTTCTGGACGAGAAGGGTCGCCGTCTTGTCTGATCTGCCAGCCGCCGATCCGCGCCACCTCCGCAAGCCTGATACCGAGGCGCTTCGGCCGCCGTTCTCGACCCATCCGCCGCGCATTCTCATTCTCTACGGATCGCTGCGGCAGGTCTCCTATTCCCGGCTGCTTGCCGAAGAGGCCGGCCGGCTGCTGGAGCACTTCGGGGCCGAGGTTCGCTTCTTTAATCCTTCGGGGCTGCCGCTTCCGGACGATGCGCCCGCCAGCCACCCGAAGGTGCAGGAACTCCGGGAACTCTCCGAGTGGTCCGAAGGCCAGGTCTGGGTGAGCCCGGAGCGGCATGGAGCGATCACCGGCATCATGAAGGCGCAGATCGACTGGGTACCGCTGTCAATCGGGTCGATCCGCCCAACGCAGGGCAAGACTCTCGCCGTCATGCAGGTGTCGGGCGGGTCGCAATCCTTCAACGCGGTCAACACGCTCCGCCTGCTCGGCCGCTGGATGCGCATGATCACGATTCCGAACCAGTCCTCGGTCGCCAAGGCGTACCAGGAGTTCGATGCGAACGGACGCATGAAGCCGTCGCCCTATTACGACCGGGTGGTCGATGTCTGCGAGGAACTCGTGAAGTTCACGCTGCTCACTCGCGACGCGTCGGCCTATCTCGTCGACCGATACAGCGAACGCAAGCAAGAGGCAGAGAAGCTAGATCAGCGGGTCAAGCTCAAGTCGATTTGA